The following proteins come from a genomic window of Nitrosopumilaceae archaeon AB1(1):
- a CDS encoding asparagine synthase C-terminal domain-containing protein: MRYSIQQTIPLGKIGIAFSGGVDSTLLAKLCSDLKFDLVLLTIGFSKSHDILFAQQVNQTLSYKHHILEIDSTEFDDTVQNIEKIISVDNLSWIENGIAFYYISKLANSLGIDNIVTANGIDELFCGYNAYREVADQIDSLSTMVDRKITNELDMLNAINNVTSIFTVKSFQPFLSAPFINFAKRLPFSCKIHGTDDLMRKHIIRDAAYSIDIPKLSCFKPKKAMQYGSLIHKKLLKSKFHDRSF, translated from the coding sequence ATGAGATACTCAATCCAACAAACTATTCCATTAGGAAAAATTGGGATTGCGTTCTCTGGTGGCGTTGATAGCACCCTGCTAGCAAAATTATGTTCAGATCTAAAATTTGATCTTGTTTTACTAACTATTGGATTTAGTAAATCACATGATATTCTCTTTGCACAACAGGTAAATCAAACTCTGTCCTACAAACATCATATCTTAGAGATAGATTCTACTGAATTTGATGACACCGTACAGAATATCGAGAAAATAATATCTGTCGATAATTTATCTTGGATAGAAAACGGTATTGCCTTTTATTATATTTCCAAACTTGCCAATTCCTTAGGAATTGATAATATTGTTACTGCAAATGGCATAGATGAATTATTTTGTGGTTACAATGCATATAGAGAGGTTGCCGATCAAATTGATTCCTTATCTACTATGGTGGATAGAAAAATTACTAATGAACTTGATATGTTAAATGCAATTAATAATGTTACATCCATCTTTACTGTAAAATCATTTCAGCCATTCTTGTCTGCACCATTTATTAATTTTGCAAAACGATTACCATTTTCTTGCAAGATTCATGGCACAGATGATCTTATGCGTAAGCATATCATACGTGATGCGGCGTATAGTATTGATATTCCTAAACTCTCATGTTTTAAGCCAAAGAAAGCAATGCAATATGGATCATTAATTCATAAAAAATTACTAAAATCTAAATTCCACGACAGGTCTTTTTGA